A region from the Hyalangium minutum genome encodes:
- a CDS encoding Rpn family recombination-promoting nuclease/putative transposase: MPPRMSGPHDLFARFAFGQPERAAAELRAMLPPEFVAGVDWSSLRRESGSVVDPELRTPRHCLLPAQGRSRGRA, translated from the coding sequence ATGCCGCCTCGCATGTCCGGCCCGCACGATCTGTTCGCACGATTCGCTTTTGGCCAGCCCGAGCGGGCTGCAGCGGAACTGCGTGCCATGTTGCCACCGGAGTTCGTGGCCGGGGTGGACTGGTCCAGTCTGCGCCGCGAGTCTGGCAGTGTGGTGGACCCGGAACTCCGAACTCCGCGCCATTGTCTACTACCTGCTCAAGGTCGGAGCCGCGGACGCGCGTGA
- a CDS encoding FAD-dependent oxidoreductase, translating into MELTRRELIAAFLGSAVAASACRTSRKREPVPGAIVDRAVETGHRLRGGPLPRAEVAEPVDVLIVGAGAAGLSAAWRLAGAGLKDVRVVELDDEVGGTSRSGKNSVSAYPWGAHYLPAPMGEQGAVLRLMREMGAVTGTDAEGYPTFSEELLIREPDERLFYQGEWYEGLYLRAGATADDLAQAQRFEARMNAFGAAKDAKGRKAFAVPTALSSDDAEWTALDKVSMAQWMEAEGFRSPRLKWVVDYACRDDYGATSEHVSAWAGIWYFAARQYGKGERSEGFLSWPEGNGRLIRQLLSSLSPKQVERHVLVHTVEPGAEGCRVEALEAGTGKPRAFQAKQVVFAGPRFVAGHVVAPWRQQRPEWMGAFTYGPWVVANLTLSKPPRGRGFPLAWDNVLYESKSLGYVVATHQALRQYEGGPTVLTWYLPMAGADVKAEREKALSAGYGEWEAMVMADMMLAHPGIEEQALRLEVMRWGHAMVRPSPGFMWGPARFAAQESLGRTLHFAHTDLGGMALFEEANWFGVKAAERVLKELGHSVTSWL; encoded by the coding sequence GTGGAACTGACGCGGCGGGAGCTGATTGCCGCGTTCTTGGGCTCGGCGGTGGCGGCCAGCGCGTGCCGGACCTCCCGGAAGCGGGAGCCGGTGCCGGGTGCCATCGTGGACCGGGCGGTGGAGACGGGGCACCGCCTGCGGGGCGGTCCGCTGCCGCGTGCCGAGGTGGCCGAGCCGGTGGATGTGCTCATCGTTGGAGCGGGGGCGGCGGGGCTGTCCGCGGCGTGGCGGTTGGCGGGGGCGGGGTTGAAGGACGTGCGGGTGGTGGAGCTGGATGACGAGGTGGGGGGCACGTCGCGCTCGGGGAAGAACTCGGTGTCCGCGTATCCGTGGGGCGCGCACTATCTGCCAGCGCCAATGGGCGAGCAGGGGGCGGTGCTGCGGCTGATGCGGGAAATGGGGGCGGTGACGGGGACGGACGCCGAGGGGTATCCGACGTTCTCGGAGGAACTGCTGATCCGCGAGCCAGACGAGCGGCTGTTCTACCAGGGCGAGTGGTACGAGGGGCTGTACCTGCGAGCGGGAGCCACGGCGGACGACTTGGCGCAGGCGCAGCGCTTCGAGGCGCGGATGAACGCGTTCGGAGCGGCAAAGGACGCGAAGGGGCGCAAGGCGTTCGCGGTGCCGACGGCGCTGTCGAGCGACGACGCGGAGTGGACGGCGCTCGACAAGGTGAGCATGGCGCAGTGGATGGAGGCCGAGGGCTTCCGCTCGCCGCGCTTGAAGTGGGTGGTGGACTACGCGTGCCGGGATGACTACGGGGCGACGTCCGAGCACGTGTCCGCGTGGGCGGGCATCTGGTACTTCGCGGCGCGCCAGTACGGGAAGGGAGAGCGCAGCGAGGGCTTCCTGAGCTGGCCCGAGGGCAACGGGCGGTTGATCCGGCAATTGCTGTCGTCACTGTCGCCGAAGCAGGTGGAGCGGCACGTGCTGGTGCACACGGTGGAGCCTGGGGCGGAGGGCTGCCGGGTGGAGGCGCTGGAGGCGGGAACAGGGAAACCGCGGGCGTTCCAGGCGAAGCAGGTGGTGTTCGCGGGGCCGCGCTTCGTGGCGGGCCACGTGGTGGCGCCGTGGCGGCAGCAGCGGCCCGAGTGGATGGGCGCGTTCACGTACGGGCCGTGGGTGGTGGCGAACCTGACGCTGTCGAAGCCGCCGAGGGGAAGAGGATTCCCCCTGGCGTGGGACAACGTGCTCTACGAGAGCAAGAGCTTGGGTTACGTGGTGGCGACGCATCAGGCGCTGCGGCAGTACGAGGGCGGGCCTACGGTGCTGACGTGGTACCTGCCGATGGCGGGGGCGGACGTGAAAGCCGAGCGAGAGAAGGCACTGTCCGCGGGCTACGGGGAGTGGGAGGCGATGGTGATGGCGGACATGATGTTGGCGCACCCAGGCATCGAGGAGCAGGCCCTGCGGCTGGAGGTGATGCGGTGGGGGCACGCAATGGTGCGGCCTTCTCCGGGGTTCATGTGGGGCCCGGCGCGGTTCGCGGCGCAGGAGAGCCTGGGGCGCACGCTGCACTTTGCGCACACGGACCTGGGAGGCATGGCGCTGTTCGAGGAAGCCAACTGGTTCGGAGTAAAGGCCGCCGAGCGGGTACTGAAGGAACTCGGGCACTCCGTGACGAGCTGGCTGTAG